In one window of Denticeps clupeoides chromosome 2, fDenClu1.1, whole genome shotgun sequence DNA:
- the LOC114780296 gene encoding inositol monophosphatase 1-like, with product MSAPERWSECMDHGVRVAADAGKMIREALEKDISIMQKSSPVDLVTETDQRVESFIISSIREKFPTHSFIGEESVAAGAPSVLTDNPTWIIDPIDGTTNFVHRFPFVSVSIGFTVNKEVEFGIVYSCVEEKMYTARRGKGAFCNGVPIKVSGQEDITKSLILTEMGFKKDPENFKTMMANMEALLAIPVHGIRAPGSAAVNMCLVACGAADAYYHMGIHCWDMAGGAAIVTEAGGVVVDVTGGSFDLMSRRLIAASSRTVAEHIAQKIRQFPCGRDDAEN from the exons ATGTCCGCCCCGGAGCGCTGGTCGGAGTGCATGGATCACGGCGTGCGTGTGGCCGCAGACGCCGGGAAG ATGATCCGCGAAGCTCTGGAGAAGGACATCTCCATCATGCAGAAGAGCTCGCCGGTCGACCTGGTGACTGAGACGGACCAGAGAGTGGAGTCTTTCATCATATCTTCCATCAGGGAGAAGTTCCCCACGCACAG TTTCATAGGAGAGGAGTCTGTGGCTGCCGGAGCCCCGAGTGTTCTGACCGACAATCCCACCTGGATCATTGACCCCATCGATGGAACGACCAACTTTGTTCACAG gTTTCCCTTCGTTTCAGTGTCCATTGGCTTCACCGTGAACAAGGAG GTCGAATTTGGCATCGTCTACAGCTGCGTCGAAGAGAAGATGTACACGGCCCGCAGAGGGAAAGGAGCGTTCTGCAATGGCGTCCCCATTAAAGTGTCCGGCCAGGAGG ACATCACCAAATCTCTGATCCTGACCGAGATGGGTTTCAAAAAGGACCCGGAGAACTTTAAAACCATGATGGCCAACATGGAGGCACTTCTCGCAATCCCTGTGCACGG GATCCGTGCCCCTGGAAGTGCTGCTGTGAACATGTGCCTGGTGGCCTGTGGAGCTGCCGATGCCTACTACCACATGGGCATCCACTGCTGGGACATGGCGGGGGGCGCGGCCATCGTCACGGAGGCGGGCGGAGTCGTCGTGGACGTGACAG GAGGTTCGTTCGACCTGATGTCTCGGAGGTTGATTGCAGCCAGCAGTAGAACTGTAGCGGAGCACATCGCCCAGAAAATCCGGCAGTTTCCGTGCGGACGAGACGACGCGGAGAACTAG